From a single Anaerolineaceae bacterium oral taxon 439 genomic region:
- a CDS encoding hydroxymethylglutaryl-CoA reductase, degradative, with the protein MPEKKFYQSTPAERLAILTQEHGISDTDQRRLRGEAGLTLDTANFMIENVVGTFTLPLGVARGFLVNQKTYDIPMVIEEPSVVAAASNAAKLVAKNNGFTAQAADPIMIGQIQLVGVPELPRAVKAISASRDDLLDQVRALNPVLVSAGGGPVELKTRIFDDSPIGPFLVVYLEMNVADAMGANAINSALEAIAPKLEALSGGEARLRILSNLADRRIASARCVLNPDTLATLGFNGEQVRDRILDAAALAEVDPYRAVTQNKGILNGIDAVVLATGNDWRAVEAGAHGYAARSGVYQTLTRWRKSPSGELVGEIDLPIAVGTVGGATRVHPTAGAALKLINPANSREFAGILAAVGLAQNLAALRALATVGIQKGHMALHARQVAIAAGAVGGQIERVAEKMRAAGSISIESAKEILSTL; encoded by the coding sequence ATGCCTGAGAAAAAATTTTACCAATCAACCCCGGCCGAACGGCTCGCGATCCTGACGCAGGAGCATGGAATCAGCGACACGGATCAGCGCAGGCTCCGCGGCGAAGCCGGACTGACGCTCGATACCGCGAATTTCATGATCGAAAACGTCGTCGGGACCTTTACGCTCCCGTTAGGCGTCGCCCGCGGCTTCCTCGTCAACCAGAAAACTTACGATATCCCGATGGTCATCGAAGAACCGTCGGTCGTCGCGGCCGCTTCGAACGCCGCGAAGCTCGTCGCGAAGAATAACGGCTTCACGGCGCAGGCCGCCGATCCAATCATGATTGGACAAATTCAGCTCGTCGGCGTTCCAGAGCTTCCGCGCGCCGTAAAGGCGATCAGCGCGAGCCGGGACGATCTCCTCGATCAGGTACGCGCGCTGAATCCGGTTCTCGTTTCCGCCGGCGGCGGGCCTGTCGAGCTGAAAACGAGAATCTTCGACGATTCTCCGATCGGCCCGTTTTTAGTCGTCTATCTTGAGATGAACGTCGCGGACGCGATGGGCGCGAACGCGATCAACAGCGCGCTGGAAGCCATCGCGCCGAAGCTCGAAGCGCTCAGCGGCGGAGAAGCGCGACTGAGGATTCTTTCCAATCTTGCCGACCGTCGGATTGCGAGCGCCCGCTGCGTTCTCAATCCGGATACGTTAGCGACTCTGGGATTCAACGGGGAACAGGTTCGGGACCGGATCCTCGACGCGGCCGCGCTCGCGGAAGTCGATCCTTATCGCGCCGTGACGCAGAATAAAGGCATCCTCAACGGAATCGACGCCGTCGTCCTCGCGACTGGGAACGATTGGCGCGCGGTTGAAGCCGGGGCGCATGGCTACGCGGCCCGCAGCGGCGTTTATCAGACGCTTACACGATGGCGAAAAAGCCCATCGGGCGAACTCGTCGGGGAGATCGATTTACCGATCGCGGTCGGAACGGTCGGCGGCGCGACCCGCGTGCATCCGACCGCAGGCGCCGCGCTGAAGCTGATAAACCCGGCGAACTCGCGCGAATTCGCCGGGATCCTCGCCGCCGTCGGCCTGGCGCAGAATCTCGCGGCGCTCCGCGCGCTCGCAACCGTCGGTATCCAAAAAGGGCATATGGCGCTTCACGCCCGGCAGGTCGCCATCGCCGCCGGGGCCGTCGGGGGCCAGATCGAACGCGTCGCTGAAAAAATGCGCGCCGCGGGAAGCATATCGATAGAATCCGCCAAGGAGATCCTTTCAACGCTATGA